A window of Zingiber officinale cultivar Zhangliang chromosome 5A, Zo_v1.1, whole genome shotgun sequence contains these coding sequences:
- the LOC121983263 gene encoding protein RADIALIS-like 2, whose translation MASGSLSRSSSGSSSWTEQQNKLFERALAVYDKDTPNRWHNVARAVGGGKTAEEVKSHYDLLIEDLKSIESGRVPYPNYK comes from the coding sequence ATGGCGTCAGGGTCGCTATCCCGCAGCTCCTCTGGCTCCTCCTCATGGACGGAGCAGCAGAATAAGCTCTTCGAGCGCGCACTGGCAGTCTACGACAAGGACACTCCCAACCGGTGGCACAACGTGGCCCGCGCCGTCGGCGGCGGTAAGACCGCCGAGGAGGTCAAATCCCACTACGACCTGCTCATCGAGGATCTCAAAAGCATTGAGTCCGGCCGAGTCCCCTACCCAAACTACAAATAG